The Treponema medium genome has a window encoding:
- a CDS encoding FecR domain-containing protein: MKTKKNTKSNPSFTNVGADISVVVLSLLVIFVSSFLFVKNLNRTFSRNDKTPVATITFKYKSVQRKFLDRAVWDRPQQNSPVYNGDTIRTSPEAEATLYFVDRNVVELGSSTMIQVFVNNEESRIDLASGLVSVETSDSSNMLISSENTTAKISKGSSFRADKSGEGNLQLVVEKGEAAVTGQEGGAQSALLTQGAVIQTGIQAPLVVVTPGKNVRLLNQSGNGVDVPFQWQSSLPAGEELILETSPLSNFSDEVQKYTLADLTEYTLAKQNRSFYWRLYAATGDESAVNAQSGKVNIIAAPAPLLLEPAVEAQYTYTSAPPAIRFLWEGNSLVASYLLEVADNPELKNPQLSRFVNTQSLTLSDFAEGTWYWRVTPRYLIGVDSTPESSKVGFFHVEQQSAAAETPQVLFPQATAETAHGKEMSFAWKNISETKSYRLKVAKDAEMKTIVVDKIVETNSFKLDDAAAVLPNGDYYWTVSGIDSKGTEMATSAPIKFQTINTDYALRGIFPPNGYILADTLCPDTRFTWKTNVETEKHFQVSSSKDFSTLAVDVKTSGNGIEGISLPHGQWYWRVVANSEVGLVKAETKYFTIASPLERPNLFDIGSTVIVFPEGKTKFAWSPVKGADYYQVRITKIGDEDSPLYENLFITETQVEIALQRVVEGNYRISIQGFASASVTSTRRYGLAVDHNFTLKHLKSVELLYPADGTKISGLDAALNPFTFKWESVVPPASSKLILRKSGTANPVFEVSNPATAVQAPPLEQGRYTWEVKAVVPEGFDISSRKRFTFTVSPIPPLPPAAFSFPTANAVLDAAFFKSNRSIEFRWNSVNDATHYRFKLSDSSGRSIFTADIRSDGKGQQAVSFKDIARLSRGTFSAEVRAQRRLSNGKVFQDGTVARIRFQIDIPKGRTVSTDETGVLYGK; this comes from the coding sequence ATGAAGACGAAAAAAAATACAAAATCCAATCCTAGTTTTACAAATGTCGGCGCGGATATTTCCGTTGTTGTCTTGTCGCTGTTGGTAATTTTTGTATCTTCTTTTTTATTTGTGAAAAACTTAAATAGAACGTTTTCACGTAACGACAAGACACCGGTTGCAACCATAACTTTTAAGTATAAATCGGTGCAGCGTAAGTTTCTTGACCGTGCCGTTTGGGATCGTCCTCAGCAGAATTCTCCTGTGTATAATGGTGATACCATACGTACGTCCCCTGAGGCGGAAGCGACATTATATTTTGTCGACCGCAATGTTGTTGAACTCGGTTCGAGTACGATGATTCAAGTATTTGTCAATAATGAAGAATCCCGAATCGATCTGGCAAGCGGACTTGTGTCGGTTGAAACCTCAGACTCTTCCAATATGCTGATTAGTTCTGAAAATACCACCGCAAAGATTTCAAAAGGTTCTTCGTTCCGTGCGGATAAAAGCGGTGAGGGAAATCTACAGCTCGTTGTAGAAAAAGGTGAAGCAGCCGTTACCGGACAGGAGGGAGGAGCGCAATCGGCGCTACTGACACAGGGTGCGGTTATACAGACGGGAATACAAGCGCCTCTGGTAGTAGTTACTCCCGGCAAAAATGTGCGATTACTCAATCAAAGTGGAAACGGTGTCGATGTTCCCTTTCAATGGCAAAGTTCTTTGCCTGCCGGCGAAGAATTAATACTTGAAACTTCACCGCTGAGTAATTTTTCCGATGAAGTGCAAAAGTATACACTTGCCGATTTGACGGAATATACACTTGCAAAGCAAAACCGATCATTTTACTGGAGATTGTATGCTGCAACAGGCGATGAGTCCGCTGTTAATGCTCAATCCGGTAAGGTGAATATTATTGCCGCTCCAGCTCCGTTGTTGTTAGAACCGGCAGTCGAAGCGCAGTATACATATACGTCGGCACCTCCTGCCATCCGTTTCTTATGGGAGGGAAATTCCCTTGTCGCTTCTTATTTATTGGAAGTTGCCGACAATCCTGAACTGAAAAATCCCCAATTAAGCCGGTTTGTCAATACACAGTCGCTTACGTTGTCTGATTTTGCTGAAGGAACGTGGTATTGGCGTGTTACTCCTCGGTATCTTATCGGTGTTGACAGTACTCCTGAATCATCGAAAGTAGGATTCTTCCATGTAGAACAGCAGTCCGCCGCGGCTGAAACTCCGCAGGTGTTGTTTCCGCAGGCAACGGCAGAAACCGCGCATGGAAAAGAGATGTCTTTTGCATGGAAAAATATCTCTGAAACAAAGTCTTATCGGCTTAAAGTCGCAAAAGACGCTGAAATGAAAACAATCGTCGTGGATAAAATTGTTGAAACGAATTCTTTTAAACTTGACGATGCTGCAGCGGTTTTGCCTAACGGTGATTATTATTGGACAGTATCGGGAATCGATTCAAAGGGAACTGAGATGGCGACTTCAGCGCCGATTAAATTTCAAACGATTAATACCGATTATGCATTGCGCGGTATTTTTCCGCCTAACGGATACATACTTGCCGATACGCTTTGTCCGGATACCCGATTTACTTGGAAAACAAATGTCGAAACGGAAAAACATTTTCAGGTTTCTTCTTCCAAAGATTTCTCGACACTTGCTGTTGATGTAAAAACATCGGGGAATGGTATTGAAGGTATCTCTCTACCGCATGGTCAGTGGTATTGGCGGGTTGTCGCTAATAGTGAAGTAGGCTTGGTAAAGGCTGAAACAAAGTATTTTACTATTGCGTCGCCGTTAGAAAGGCCGAATTTATTTGATATCGGAAGCACCGTTATTGTTTTCCCTGAAGGAAAAACAAAATTCGCATGGTCGCCGGTTAAGGGCGCTGATTATTATCAGGTGCGTATTACGAAAATTGGTGATGAAGATTCTCCGCTATATGAAAATTTATTTATCACCGAAACTCAAGTTGAAATTGCTTTACAACGTGTCGTAGAAGGAAACTATCGGATTAGCATTCAAGGCTTTGCTTCAGCTTCTGTAACGTCAACACGGCGGTATGGTTTAGCTGTCGATCATAACTTCACACTCAAGCATCTAAAGTCTGTAGAACTGTTGTATCCGGCTGATGGTACAAAAATAAGTGGGTTGGATGCCGCACTCAATCCGTTTACCTTTAAATGGGAGTCGGTTGTTCCTCCCGCCTCATCGAAACTTATATTGAGAAAATCCGGTACTGCTAACCCTGTTTTTGAAGTATCCAATCCTGCTACTGCAGTACAAGCACCGCCGCTTGAACAGGGCAGATATACTTGGGAAGTAAAAGCTGTTGTGCCGGAAGGATTTGATATTTCATCGCGTAAACGATTTACGTTTACTGTTTCACCGATACCGCCGCTTCCACCTGCTGCGTTCAGCTTTCCAACTGCAAATGCCGTGTTGGATGCTGCTTTCTTTAAGTCAAACCGAAGTATCGAGTTTAGATGGAACTCAGTGAATGATGCTACCCATTATCGTTTTAAGCTTTCTGATTCTTCCGGGCGCTCAATATTTACAGCCGATATCCGTTCAGATGGTAAAGGGCAGCAGGCTGTCAGCTTTAAAGATATCGCGAGATTATCCCGTGGAACTTTCTCTGCAGAAGTGAGAGCGCAGCGGCGGCTAAGTAATGGAAAAGTATTCCAAGAT